DNA sequence from the Methanolobus sp. ZRKC5 genome:
CTTCTGAGAACTTCTTTACGATATCCTCTTCTCTGGTAACACTTCTGGAATTGCAGATAATACCTGACAGTGGAGTGTTTATCTTAATAAGCCCCCTGCAGATATTATTTGCAGCATAGAGTGGCATGTATTCACCTGATGTGAGAATATAAGCCTGATTAACAAGTCCTTTGCGTATAGGTGCAACAAACCCACCGCACACAATGTCTCCAGGAACATCGTAGATGATAAGATCCATATCATCTATGGAAGTGCATACTTTTCTCAGTTTCTGTATAGCAACAATTATACCACGACCGGCACATCCGATACCAGGCTCAGGACCGCCGACTTCCACGCATTTTACACCCTTGTAACCTTCATGAACAATATCTTTCTCAGTGACATCAAGCTTCTGCCTCAGAAGGTCCAGAATTGTTGGTATCCTCTTGCCACCAAGAAGCGTAATGGATGAATCACTTTTCGGGTCACACCCAATAATCATAACTTTATAGCCTTCATCAGCACAGGCGGCTGCAACATTTGAAGCAGTACTGGATTTGCCGATACCGCCTTTACCGTAAATGGCTATCCTTTTCTGTGCCATCAAACAGCCTCCGAATTCCTTTCCAGCATATCTTTTGCAACTTCTCGTATCGTTGCTCCGAACTCGGATTCAACAATGTTGTTCACTCCAAGTGTCTTTGGATGCAGATCGATCTCTACAATAACATTTTCATGTCCCATTTCCTTTAATGGAATAACCTGTCTGGGCCCATTGGTAACGGATATAACTTCCATTTCCTGGAGGTTGTCCATGGGTATTGCATGAGGTACACCAGTGATAACAGCAAAGTCAAAGTCGCTGTACTTTTCAGTGATCAGTCCACTGACCTTTTCACCAGTAATCGGGTACTCATCCATACCCCCGATGTTCTCATGGATTGTGATTCCTTTTTCCGTGAAGTCATCCATTATGGACTTTGCATGGTGGCGCACCCGAGGAAGACCAAGGGTATCGTCCACATTTGCCATATTGATGACATTATCTTCCATGCCAAGCTGTGAAGCCACTTCATTAATGGCGACGGTGATGTCAGCGAACATATAACCAGTCTCCTTCTTAGCATTCATAATAGTGAGACAACGTTTACCCTCTTTCAAATAGTCGATAACCTTCTCAGCTACCTTGTACTTCAGATCTCCACGTGAAGGAGTCAGGTATTCCCTGCTTGCTGCACCGTGGCGTTTCTCAACATTTGTTGCTTCCTCAAGAAGGATCTTCTGCCTTCCAAGTTCCTCCGGATCAATGATGCCTGCATCACATGCAGATTCCAGTGCTATCAAAACACCTTTGGTATTATTAGGATATCCTGCATGCACTTCCACCTCAATGACAGGTACATCCAGATTTGCATCCTGGACAGGTTCACGAAGTTCTTCACCAATGATCATACTGGCACATGTTCCTACAACACCGATGAGCTTTGGATTGAACATCTCATTTACCTTGGTAAGCAAAGATGAGAGTTCATCGCGTCCTCCAAAGACAAAGCCATTCTCATCAAGGGCAGTGGTAACAACATGGATCCCGTCTTCTTCAAGAAGTCTTGCGTGTTTGAATGAGCAGCCAGGTGGACCGTGAAGTATAGCAACATCAACATTCAGGTCACGTAACGTGTACAACGCAGCCACGATAGAACTGGGCCGCGGGTGTATTATTGAGATATCGTTTTCCGCCATATCGATCCCTTTTATTTTCTACTAGAGTAATCTAATTAGTATAATTGTTAAATTTCGTATTAAATAGTATACTTAAAGTATAGGTGTTTTCTGCACTATCTAGTTCTTTATCGTATAAAAGCACTAATCATAACAAAAAAACAGAGGATAAAATAAAGATAAAATCAATTATAAAAGGAGCTTGTATCACCTGAAACATTTCACACACGACAATATAATATCACTTTGTGAAGAGACTTCAAGTGCCGTTTCAAGCCCTTCCCCTATTCCGGGAGCATATGCAACATTTACCCCACCTATCCCCTGCATCCTTTCACCCACTAGTATCAACTGTCCTATATCATTACCACGCCTCATGACAAACTCTGAAACCTTCTCAGGGGGAAGACCTTCACAAACCTGGGCAGCTTCTTCCCCAAGCACCATTATAATTCTTTTGGACTCGGTCTTACTTTTATTCAAAGCATAATCCAATGAGCTTTCTGCTGAGCGTATATCCATGCCGGAATTGGAATTATCAATTAGCTTTCTTCCGGAAAGTTCCTTCTCCTGCATCCTTCCCTGCAAACCTTCAAAAGAGCCAATGACTTTGGATATATCCTTTGTAGATACTCCCATCCACATTGCCACGGAAACTGAAGCTGCAAAAGCAGTCGCATATGACCTGTAATTGTAACTGGACGATAGTGGTGAGGTAAAACTAACATCTCTGTGATCCATAACTAAAGAGTCGTCCTCAAAATTAAGCTTAAGATCAGCGTTCACTTCTGCAGAATCACTGAACGTGAAAAACGTCCTGCCATTTTCCCCTGCCTTAGCCACTGCCTTACAATCCCTTGCATTCAGGAAGAATACCTCTTCTGGTTTGCATTGGGAAAGTGCCCCCATCTTGGAATCGCTTGCATCAGAAGTTGAAGCCGCTATCCTGTAATCAGGTTCCAATGTGGTAATTATCCCCACATCAGCAAATCCGGTCAGACCTATTGAAATTTCAAGAATATAGCAATCTGCAGCAATATCTAACTCAGCCAGCATGTCAACTGCAAGCAATATGCTTCCGGGAGCTATGCTTAAACCAAGGTGAACTGTACTGGAATGTCCCTGTTCCCACAATTCAAGGCCTCTGGAAGTATGGAGTATGACCTTCATCTTCCTTGAAAGCATTTCAGCAAGTAGGGATGCAGAACTTGTTTTGGCTTTTGAACCTGTTATCTCGATCACAGTAGCACCATCAAGAACACCAGTCATGGACAATATCAAACCCACGGCTTTGTGATGGGTAATGATATCAATGCCCTTTTCCCTGGCATCTGCGAGCATGGCATATTCCGGATCCAGATGCGCAGGACTTACTATAAGCTCGAATCCAGCAACATGTATAGGGTCCTTTGAAGTTAATATACCATAATCGGATTCCATTTTTGAGAGAATATCCTCGTCCACGGTCCCGTAAACATCTATTGCTGTCACATTGTAACCAAGGCCAGCAAATTTTTCTGCGATGATAATGCCTGCATGCGTCAGGTCAAGAACTGCAACGTTGGTATGATCTAACATAGTACCAGTATGATATAGAATTTAAAAGAGAAAAAATAAGTTAAAGATAATAATGAAAAAAAGAGAATAGAAAGAACTCAGTTCTTTCCATCGTCTGCTTCATCATCCTTATAACTGTCAGAACCTACCATTGCAGCAGCAATTGAATCGATACCATCGAGCCATTCTGCAACAAGACCGTAAGGAACTTCTTCCATTACTTTTTCAGTGAGCTCTTTACCACTGATAACAAGAGCACCGATCTCTGCAACTGCGCCAAGAGCAATCTCGATGTCATCAGAAGCTTCTGCTTCAATAGCAACCTTTACAAGGTCTGCGATATCAACACTGTTGTCATAGTCACCATTTAAATAAGCCTCACATGCTGCAAAACCACCCATGAGAGATGCCTGAAGAGAATCGATCATCATATCTGCATCCTCGGAGATAGAGTCTATTTCCGCAAGTGCGACATCCCTTATCTGTGCAACATACTCCAATGCAGACTCCGGAGATACCTGCTTCTTTTCACATTTTGCAATTATCTTCAAACATGCAAGGACAATATCATCCTCCATGTTAACAAAGATAGCTCCTTCCTTACCCTGCGGTTCGTCGGACTCATCAAATTTGAAATCGCTTTCTTTTACCTGATTGATCCAGTTATTCCAGCGTTCTGCTGTGTAAAAATCATGATGTAACACATCACCGTCCTTCCCTGCCATATAATTACCTCTGTATGATAGTATAAATTTAATATTTCAGCTTATTATTACGAATTGCTTTTTATATAAAAGATGTTCGCAACGAAACTATACTTTTAGTTCCACCATTTTAAGAGAACATCCTGAAACCATGTCCTCATCCATAGGACCAAGTACCTTAACAACTGTACATTTGTCCCCTTCCTTAAGACCTTCGGGATAAAAGATGTCATAAACACTGTCATCGAAAGTCTGGCATTTTGGGTGTTCGTAGCTAATCTTAGAACCTTCCACTGCCTTGCGGGACTCAATCGCCGCAACGATCGGGGAACTTTCAACATCAACAGTCAGCACTCCACTATCATGAATGAAACATTCGTGAACTGTATCGCTTCTGACCTTTGCAACACGATACTTGCGACCAGGTACAAGATTCAAACAGGTACGCCTCAGCTTGCATTTCTTACATTCACGGGACTCACCCATAAATATGAAATCCTCGCCTTCTTTTGCAAGCCTTGAACCAATAAGTGTAATGGTAGTATTATTATCTGTCATATAAATCACCTTGATCAATTGAATTTAGCTATCCTACTATGAAATAACTTTTGTTAAGCGTGCGACTTTCTCTGCAGCCTCGGAAGTAAGACCTGCACCAAGTATTGTATATCTCTCAGGACGTATCTCATGTGCAACTAGAAGCGCCTCTAATATATACCTATCTTCAATTCCAAGTTCTTTAGCAGTAGTCGGGGCTCCTATTACCTCCAGGCATTCCTTTATTGTCTTCCAGTCACCACCGTGCAGGTACATCATCATTATGGTACCTACGCCACATTGTTCACCATGGAGAGCCGTGTTTGGGACGAGCATATCAAGTGCATGGCTGAACATGTGTTCCGAACCGGAAGCTGGTCTGGATGAACCCGCTATGCTCATTGCAACCCCACTTGAGACAAGCGCCTTGACAACTATCCTCACTGAACTTTCCAGTTCGGGTTTAATATCTTCAGGAGAATCCATCAAGATCTGTGCCGTCATTCTGGAAAGAGCTGCTGAATACTCACTAAACGGTTCGTTCCTCAACCTGTGGGCAAGTTCCCAATCAAGGACCGCAGTATAGTTTGAGATTATATCCCCGCAACCTGCAGCAAGCAAACGGTAAGGCGCACTGGCTATTATATGGGTATCCGCTATCACAGCCATGGGAGCATTTACCTCGATTGATGTTTTTTTTCCCTTGTCGTGTATTGAAGCCCTAGAAGATACAATGCCATCATGTGATGCAGCTGTAGGGACACTTATGAAGGGAAGATCGAGCTGTGTGGCGGCAAGTTTCGCCACATCTATGGATTTACCGCTTCCGACTCCGATCAAGTATTTAGAATTTGATTCCTTCGCCTGTGCAGCCGCTTTTTTGACTTCGGCCATGGATGCTTCTTTTGAAACTGTGATAGATGGGTCGTAACCACATTCAGACAGCAGGTCAAATACAACATCTCCTGCTATCTTCTTAGTATTGTTTCCCGTAACAATAAAAGCACCTTCCCTAAGTTTCAGGTCATCGCAAACATCCTTCATGTCATAGATAACATCAGGACCTACAACAACATCCCTTGGTAATTGCATCCATTTTTTCTTGCCTATTGTCGGGATCACTCATATACCTGCCAAAAACTGAATAATTAAATTTTTAATAATCAAATACTATCAAGCATTAGCTGCAAATAGGAACATGACTTGATTTGGGAAATTTCTTTTGATATATTAGGTACTTCCCATAAGCTATTAAATATTAGTTGTATTTAGGATATTCCTATATTATGCTACTGCTGTGATTATAATGCCATTAATAGATAAAGTTACCCGATTCATTAACGATTATTACATAGACCCCATTCTTCATGATAGTGGTTACAATATCGTTAATACAGTTACATGGGCGATATTGCTGGGAATATGTATTTTCGGCGTTGTAAAGTTGTTGAAAAAACTGGATATAGAGATAGATGACAGGTTCACAGTATCTGTTATTCCTTTCATCCTTGCGGGTTCATCCCTCAGGGTTATAGAAGATACGGGAATCCTGACCGCCCCTATAAGTTACCTGTTCATAACCCCAAATATCTATTTTGTTGTATTTGCAATAACAGTGTTCTTCCTGGTCCTTTCAAAATGGATCGTGAAGTTAAATGGAACAGGAGATTATCGAAAGAACTTTGCAGGTTTTGGACTCGCATGGTTCCTTGTGAACCTCACAATCCTGTCCTATCTTGAAGACATGATACTCCCATGGGTGCCTGTTTTTGTCGTATGCGCAGCAAGCCTGATAGTATATTTTACAAAATTCGTATTCGACCGTATAGGTTTTGACCTGCTCAAAAGTAAGATCAATATAGCAATACTCTGGGTTCACCTTATGGATGCATCTTCAACTATTGCAGGAATTGATTTTCTCGGATATTACGAAAAGCATGTAGTACCATCATACCTTATCGACCTTACAGGCACTGCATTTGTGATGTATCCGTTAAAACTATCTATATTCATCCCGGTACTGTATATACTGGATAATCATTTTGACGAGGACGAAGAATCACAGACATTAAAGACCTTCCTTAAACTAGTCATCATAGTCCTTGGATTATCACCTGCATGCAGGAACACTATCAGGATGGCATTTGGGGTTTAAGCCAATGCATAATGAAAACACAAAAGAGGCATTCAGGACATACATTGATGAGCTGATACCTTTCGTATGGATCAGTCTTTTATTTTTTGTATTGTCAACTATTGCAGGTTACGCCTATTACACAATTGAACCTTCATACGCATTGAATTCACTTAGCGGGCTGGAAGAACTCGCAGAAATGCTTCAGGGCCTTTCTGCTTTTGAGATTATGCTGCTTATTTTTGTGAATAATTCTGTGAAAATGTTCTTCTCGATACTGCTTGGTTTCGCCCTGGGTATAATTCCCTTTGGATTTTTGGTGCTGAACGGCTTTATTCTGGGAGTATTCGCACATTATCAGGCAGTTGAAAGTGGAACCCTGTTTGTGATCGCAGGCCTGACACCCCATGGTATCATAGAGATACCCATGCTGATAATATCATCTGCAGTTGGAATGAAGATAGGATACGTGGCACTAAATACCATCCGCTCACAGCCTGCTGACCTTAAGGGAGAGATTATCAGGGGAATTAAATTCTACCTGCACTGGTTGTTCCCACTCATATTACTTGCAGCTATTATAGAGACTTTCATAACACCCGTGATAATTTATCTGGTGGCTGGAATTTGAAATTCCAAACAAAGCATTTTGACGTGAACAGATTTATTAATACTAAATACAATGTCTGGAAAAAAATCGAGGACATATAATGATAGACAGAAAAGAGATCGCAGAGATCATTGAAGATTATGACATGGACAAGGTCAAGATAGGTGCTGTTGCATCACACTCGGCACTTGATGTCTTTGATGGCGCAATTGAAGAGAACTTCAGGACATATGCAGTCTGCCAGCAAGGCCGTGAAAAGACATACACAGACTACTTCAAGTCACAGAGGGACAGCAACGGCAACGTCGTGCGAGGTATTGTGGACGAACACATATTATTGAACAAGTTCAGCGAAACCACAAAACCAGAGATCCAGAAAAAACTGGTTGAGGAGAATGTGCTTTTCATACCCAACCGTTCCTTTACATCATACTGTGGCATCGATGAAGTGGAAAATGATTTCAAGGTACCTCTTGTTGGAAGCAGGAACATGCTTCGCAGTGAAGAACGGGGCATGGACCGCGATTATTACTGGCTCCTTGAGAAGGCAGGATTGCCCTTCCCTGAGAGGATCAATGACCCTCAGGACATAGAGGAACTTGTAATGGTAAAGCTCCCTCACGCAGTTAAGAAACTCGAAAGAGGATTCTTCACCGCAGGAACCTATAAGGAATATCAGCAAAAAGCACAATCTCTCCTGAAACAGGGAGTTATCACCCAGGATGCACTTGACAATGCAAGGATCGAGCGCTACGTGATAGGACCTGTGTTCAACTTTGACATGTTCTATTCACCTCTCGAGACAGAGATGAACAAGCTTGAGATCCTTGGTATTGATTGGCGCTTTGAGACAAGTCTGGATGGACATGTACGTCTGTCTGCACCACAGCAGATGACACTTGCAGAGCACCAGCTTACACCTGAATATACAGTATGTGGTCACAACTCCGCAACTCTCAGGGAATCACTCCTTGAAGAAGTGTTCAGGCTCTCTGAGAAATACATAGAGGCTGCAAGCAAATATTACGACCCGGGAGTAATCGGTCCATTCTGTCTGCAAACCTGTGTTGACAAAGACCTGAATTTCTACATATATGATGTAGCACCAAGAGTTGGTGGCGGAACAAATGTACACATGTCGGTCGGACACCCATACGGAAACACCACATGGAGAAGACCAATGAGCACAGGTCGCCGTGTTGCCCACGAGATCAGAAGGGCTATTGAGACCGATCAGCTCGACAAGATAATAACATAAACGATCTTTTTTGTAATGGTCTGGACAGTTAAGTTCAGACTTTCTTTAATTTTTCAGTTTGCATCAACATGAATTAATATACAGAAGTAAATAAAAGTCTTTTTATACAACTGTGTGCATACTATCATGCGCATGGAAATCAACAGGGTTCCAACAGGAATCTATGAACTTGACGAAATACTCGAAGGTGGGTATCCTTCACAACAGGGCATTCTGATAAGTGGACCCCCTGGATCGGGAAAAAGTATCCTTGCAACTCATTTTCTTCACAGGTCATGCAAAGACGGAAAAAAATGTATGCTAATGCTCACCCAGGTTAACGTTGAGAGTTACCTTGAACAGGCTTTGAGCATAGGAATTGATTTTCAGACTTGCATTGACAAAGGAACCCTGCTTATTACTAAATCATTTGAAACCCGCACGAACAAAATATATAATGCTGAAAGACACGGAACAGGAATAGGATTCCTTGAAAAGGATTGTGTCCAGAACGTACAGGATATACCTGATGACGTAGAGATCGTAGTAATAGACAATCTTGACATGTTGTCCCTTTATCACAGCACAGAAGATTTTGCGGACAAGTTCTTTGCTATAAATGACATCCTATTCGCTAAAAAATGTACAACACTTTTTTTAATAGGTCAGGAAGACTCTAAGACAAAACATGCTATTGCACAGCACACGTCTTTTGGGAACATTGAACTTTATACGGACCGTGATCCTGCAACCGGAAGAGGTATGCGTCAAATGTATATTCCAAAAATGAGATGTACCTATCTTTCACTTGACCCCCTTAATTTCAAGATAACAAAAGAAGGTATAAAAATAGAGAAGATATTCCAGAGGGATGAGATCATAAAAGATGCCCTCAATGCTTTTGTTTGAGAACTGTAAATTCAGGCCCTATCTTCTATGTACTCTTTTTCGTAGTAAGCTATATACACCATTAAAAGAATAAGAACTGTTTTGCCATACTATAGGCATTTGTACTTTCTGTTTTGTTCGAAATCATTTAAATATGATTAGTCGAATGATACACCACAATCTAAACAGATAATATATTAAACTTATACTGAAGTTATTACGCTTTTAGAATATTGCCCAACCGGGAGGGAAATCAAAAATTGAGTCAACCTTGTGTTAATATCGGCATGGTAGGTCATGTCGACCACGGAAAAACCACACTTGTCAGCGCGCTGTCAGGAGTCTGGACAGACACGCACAGCGAAGAGCTGAAGCGTGGAATATCTATAAGGCTAGGATACGCCGATGCCACGTTCAGAAAATGCCCCAACTGCCCCGAACCTCAGTGTTATACTGTAGCAAACACTTGTGAGGGATGTAGTGAGCCATCTGAAGAGCTAAGGACAGTGTCATTTGTAGATGCGCCAGGTCACGAGACATTGATGGCAACTATGCTATCAGGTGCAGCTATAATGGATGGTGCAATGCTTGTTATTGCAGCAAACGAGACATGTCCACAGCCCCAGACAAAAGAACACCTGATGGCATTGAACATCATAGGCATCAAGAACATTGTCATTGTGCAGAACAAGATCGATCTTGTACCCAAAGAAAAGGTTATTGAACATTATCACCAGATAAAAGAATTCGTTAAGGGTACTGTTGCCGAAGATGCCCCAATTGTGCCAATATCAGCACAGCAAAATATAAACATCGATGCACTTATCATGACGATGGAAGAAATGATTCCAGCGCCTGTGCATAAGAGTGACAAACCACCTCACATGCTTATTGCAAGATCTTTTGACATTAACAAACCAGGAACCCCTATTAAGAATATAACTGGCGGAGTCATTGGTGGAACACTCACAGAAGGAGTCCTGCATCCCAACGATGAACTAGAGATCAGACCTGGCAGGAAAGTAGAAAGTGACGGAACTACCAGATGGGTACCTATTAAAACAAAAGTATCAATGGTTATTGCTGGCAAGGATGATGTGGAAGAAGCAACCCCTGGAGGACTTCTTGCAGTCGGTACAAGCCTTGACCCTACACTTACTAAGAGTGATTCGCTTACAGGACAGGTTGCAGGTCTGCCAGAAACTTTGCCACCAATCCACGATGATTTAAAACTAGAACTACATCTGCTTGAAAGAGTAGTTGGAGTATCTGATGAGGAGGAGATCGGTCCTATTAAGACAAGCGAGCCACTTATGCTGAATGTAGGTACAGCTACTACAGTAGGAGTAGTTACCAGTGCACGTAAGGACATCGCAGAGGTCAAGTTGAAGAGACCTGTATGCGCAGAGATCGGTTCCACTGTGGCTATCAGTAGACGTGTAGGCTCACGCTGGAGACTCATAGGCGTAGGAGTTATCGCGACTTGAAGGTAATTATTGATACAAATGCATTGATGATACCTGTTCAGTTCAATGTTGATATTTTCGAAGAGTTGAAAAGACTGGGATATGACACATATCTCGTCCCTACAGCAGTTATCAACGAACTGGATATCCTGATAAAGAATCTCAAAGGCGGAGACAGAACAGCTGCAAAGGTTGCGCGAGCAATGGCAGATAGGTGTGAGATAATCCAGGCAGACGGACATGCAGATGATGTCATCCTGGACCTTGCTATCAGTCATGCGGCATCTGTGCTCACCAATGACATAGGGTTACGGAAAAGATTGAAAAAAAGAGATGTACCCGCCATATGCCTGCGACAGAAGAACAGGCTTGAGATAATATCATAACAGGATAATTATAGATTAATTTAAAATCATATAAGTTGTTAAAGGCTAATTATACAGGATTATTGGAGTTAGTCACCATGTACAAAAAGATGAAGCTTGCCGATACAATTCGCGTTGCACCCGACCTTTTAGGCAAGGACGTTAATGAAAATGTCAAGAATGCCTTGAGACATAAACTTGAAGGCAGGATTGACAAGGAGCTAGGAGCCATCGTTGCCATTACACAGATAAACGAGATAGGAGAAGGACATATTCTCGTAGGCGATGGTGCTGTATATTACGACGCGGTCTTTGAGGCAATAGTATTCGTACCAACTATCCAGGAAGTAATAGAAGGAGAAGTTGTTGAAACTGTTGATTTTGGAGCATTTGTAAGTATCGGAGCTATGGACGGACTCCTTCACGTGAGCCAGGTCACTGATGACTTCATGTCATATGACGGTAAGAATGGAAGACTGGTCAGCAAAGCAGGCGGCAGGTCACTTGCTGAAGGCGATAAGATCAGGGCACGTATAGTTGCGGTAAGTATCAATGAAAGAGACCCAAGGGAAAGTAAAATTGGACTGACC
Encoded proteins:
- a CDS encoding DNA-binding protein; protein product: MKVIIDTNALMIPVQFNVDIFEELKRLGYDTYLVPTAVINELDILIKNLKGGDRTAAKVARAMADRCEIIQADGHADDVILDLAISHAASVLTNDIGLRKRLKKRDVPAICLRQKNRLEIIS
- a CDS encoding DNA-directed RNA polymerase, translating into MYKKMKLADTIRVAPDLLGKDVNENVKNALRHKLEGRIDKELGAIVAITQINEIGEGHILVGDGAVYYDAVFEAIVFVPTIQEVIEGEVVETVDFGAFVSIGAMDGLLHVSQVTDDFMSYDGKNGRLVSKAGGRSLAEGDKIRARIVAVSINERDPRESKIGLTMRQHSLGKMEWLEEARRPSAENEE